The following are from one region of the Corylus avellana chromosome ca1, CavTom2PMs-1.0 genome:
- the LOC132168833 gene encoding cytochrome b561 and DOMON domain-containing protein At5g47530-like — translation MPRPSCFECFLHWSCDQSTNKVDIAFRLTGTSNSRWIAWGINPTGQGMVGAQALVAYQTSSSAMHAYTSPVPAYHTWLPEGSLSFGVSNLSATFENGNEMMIFATLALDGAMKTVNHVWQEGPLIEGNPRKHDISPGSPNLRSLGTLNLLDNHHV, via the coding sequence ATGCCAAGACCTTCCTGTTTTGAGTGCTTCCTTCACTGGAGCTGCGACCAATCAACCAACAAAGTTGACATTGCTTTCAGGCTCACAGGAACCTCAAATTCGAGATGGATTGCTTGGGGCATCAACCCTACAGGACAAGGAATGGTCGGAGCACAAGCCCTTGTGGCCTATCAAACCTCCAGCTCAGCCATGCATGCATACACGTCACCAGTGCCTGCATATCACACATGGTTGCCAGAGGGTAGTTTGAGCTTTGGGGTTTCAAATCTCTCTGCAACATTTGAGAATGGCAATGAGATGATGATATTTGCTACACTGGCCCTTGATGGTGCCATGAAAACAGTGAACCATGTCTGGCAAGAAGGTCCTCTCATTGAAGGGAACCCTAGGAAACATGATATCTCTCCAGGTTCACCTAATTTGAGATCATTAGGCACCTTGAATCTTCTGGATAACCACCATGTGTAG
- the LOC132163661 gene encoding peroxidase 10-like — MGQKLFPCFTLCLIVSLSPTIYRYPLVYSQLDYNFYANSCPGLPWIVSKGVQSAVNNDYRMAASLLRLHFHDCIVNGCDASVLLDATIDFTGEKNAPANRNSLRGFEVIDNIKAEVERYCPLTVSCADILTLAAKEAVSMAGGVYSSWPGPIGRRDGTTPREKGAGWGYNRGYNFWLVPLGRRDGTTASEEAVNEQIPSPFEPLQNITAKFTSKGLDLKDVVVLSGGHTIGYAQCFAFKRRLFDFQGSGKPDPTLDSSLLSNLQSTCPNGDASKTNLAPLDVTSSNKFDNLYYTNLKSNKALLESDQALMGDPQTAAMVESYSMNPLIFYNDFVASMIKLGNVGVLTGENGEIRKKCGSVN, encoded by the exons ATGGGTCAAAAACTCTTCCCCTGTTTCACCTTATGTTTAATTGTGTCTTTGTCTCCAACCATTTATAGGTATCCCCTTGTTTATAGCCAACTTGATTACAATTTCTATGCCAATTCTTGCCCTGGCTTGCCCTGGATTGTCAGCAAAGGGGTTCAGTCAGCTGTCAATAATGACTACAGGATGGCTGCATCCCTACTTCGGCTGCACTTTCACGATTGTATTGTCAAT GGCTGTGATGCGTCAGTTCTTCTTGATGCCACAATAGATTTCACAGGTGAAAAGAATGCTCCTGCCAATCGCAATTCACTTAGAGGTTTTGAAGTCATCGACAATATAAAGGCTGAAGTTGAAAGATATTGTCCATTAACTGTTTCTTGTGCTGATATATTGACTCTTGCAGCAAAAGAAGCTGTTTCTATG GCTGGAGGGGTTTACAGTTCCTGGCCTGGTCCAATTGGCCGACGAGATGGAACAACACCAAGAGAGAAGGGA GCTGGTTGGGGTTACAATAGGGGTTACAATTTCTGGCTTGTTCCATTAGGCCGGCGAGATGGAACAACAGCAAGCGAGGAGGCAGTTAATGAACAAATACCATCACCTTTTGAGCCTCTACAGAATATCACTGCCAAGTTCACATCAAAGGGTCTTGACTTGAAGGATGTTGTAGTCCTCTCAG GAGGACACACCATAGGTTATGCCCAATGCTTCGCCTTCAAGAGGAGACTCTTTGACTTCCAAGGCTCCGGCAAGCCGGACCCTACACTCGACTCTTCGCTCCTCTCAAACTTGCAAAGCACATGCCCCAACGGAGATGCATCAAAGACCAATCTTGCTCCTCTTGATGTCACAAGTTCTAACAAGTTTGACAATTTGTATTACACAAACCTCAAAAGCAACAAGGCGCTTCTTGAGTCTGATCAAGCTTTAATGGGGGATCCACAGACTGCTGCAATGGTTGAAAGTTATAGCATGAACCCActtatattttataatgattttgtAGCATCGATGATAAAGCTCGGTAATGTTGGGGTGCTCACTGGGGAAAATGGGGAAATTAGGAAGAAATGTGGCTCTGTGAATTAA
- the LOC132167582 gene encoding uncharacterized protein LOC132167582: MSTQIDQQPPPLAVTQQAYTTHSGHGSVGPVIAVLAVITILGVIAGMIGRLCSGRRIMGHGQYDFESWVERKCSSCLDGRVDYPPPRHPAPTATEEPVPVAEPVETPQEIKEEEEAHENTNGHGHGHGHGHGHGES, encoded by the coding sequence ATGTCTACTCAAATAGACCAACAGCCACCGCCGCTGGCGGTGACCCAGCAAGCCTACACGACCCACTCGGGCCACGGGTCGGTGGGGCCCGTGATCGCCGTACTTGCAGTGATAACTATTCTTGGAGTCATAGCCGGGATGATCGGCCGGCTTTGTTCCGGCCGCCGCATCATGGGTCATGGACAGTACGACTTTGAGAGCTGGGTGGAGAGGAAATGCTCGTCGTGCCTCGACGGCAGAGTCGACTATCCCCCGCCGCGCCACCCTGCGCCAACCGCCACCGAAGAGCCTGTGCCGGTGGCCGAGCCGGTGGAAACCCCACAAGAGAtaaaggaagaagaggaagctCATGAAAATACAAACGGACATGGGCATGGGCATGGGCATGGGCATGGACATGGTGAATCTTGA
- the LOC132168842 gene encoding la-related protein 6C-like, translated as MAQAQPEEKMQENDHMKQTNSPSFRFNAQAPEFVPRSLTQMPAVSDYAYPACFHFLGGSGGSDWIYVGDQEPSYLISNPNPPLPDRSKSTFSDDLQQKIIKQVEYQFSDMSLLANDSFMKHVNKDPEGYVPIPVIASTKKIKSLVNINNTIITQALRSSSRLVVSSDGKKVRRKHPFTEKEKEDLQSRTVVAENLPEDHSHQNLEKIFGVVGSVKAVRICYPQESHLSRSKGDCLVSNKLHALVEYETADKAEKAVEKLNDERNWRIGLRVRSMIRRSPRCVLKNRKSELDGILEDSEAPPHESIEDSCQPNNTESVVEGNAEENSLGSKKGWGRVRGKWRGRGLSHCGRGLLLPSSPLLQIGILCEASANHPSKSPRMPDGTRGFTMGRGKPLTNIPPHQPAASP; from the exons atggcACAAGCACAACCTGAGgagaaaatgcaagaaaatgATCAcatgaaacaaacaaacagtcCCTCTTTCAGATTCAATGCCCAGGCACCTGAATTTGTCCCAAGATCACTTACCCAGATGCCTGCGGTCTCAGATTATGCCTATCCTGCATGCTTCCACTTTCTTGGTGGCTCTGGTGGCTCTGATTGGATCTATGTTGGAGACCAAGAGCCTTCATATTTGATCTCCAACCCCAATCCCCCGCTGCCCGATCGCTCCAAAAGCACCTTCTCTGATGATCTTCAGCAAAAGATCATCAAACAG GTGGAATATCAATTCAGCGACATGAGTCTGCTTGCAAATGATTCTTTTATGAAACATGTAAATAAAGATCCTGAAGGTTATG TTCCAATACCTGTCATTGCTTCCACAAAAAAGATTAAGTCCCTTGTTAATATCAATAACACTATAATAACCCAAGCACTGCGGTCCTCTTCAAGGCTT GTTGTAAGTTCTGATGGCAAGAAGGTTAGACGTAAACACCCTTTCactgagaaagaaaaagaggattTGCAG TCTCGTACAGTTGTTGCAGAGAATTTGCCTGAAGATCACTCTCATCAAAACCTTGAGAAAATATTTGGTGTGGTCGGAAG CGTGAAAGCAGTTCGGATATGTTATCCCCAAGAATCCCACTTGTCTCGATCCAAAGGCGATTGTTTAGTTAGCAACAAG CTGCATGCACTTGTGGAATATGAGACTGCGGATAAAGCTGAGAAAGCG GTTGAGAAATTGAATGATGAAAGGAACTGGAGAATAGGGCTTCGTGTAAGGTCGATGATTAGACGCTCG CCAAGATGTGTTCTAAAGAACAGGAAGTCAGAATTGGATGGCATTTTAGAGGACTCTGAGGCACCACCTCATGAATCCATTGAAGATTCCTGTCAACCAAACAACACAGAATCAGTTGTCGAGGGCAAT GCTGAGGAAAATTCATTGGGATCAAAGAAAGGATGGGGTCGAGTTCGAGGAAAATGGAGAGGGCGTGGTCTAAGCCACTGTGGGCGTGGGCTGCTGCTGCCCTCTTCTCCATTATTGCAAATCGGCATTCTGTGTGAAGCTTCTGCCAACCACCCTTCCAAGAGCCCAAGAATGCCAGATGGGACAAGGGGTTTCACCATGGGAAGAGGAAAGCCATTGACTAATATTCCACCTCATCAACCTGCTGCTTCACCTTAA
- the LOC132168850 gene encoding cytochrome b561 and DOMON domain-containing protein At5g47530-like — MGKAPTLMLFFSCVLFSLCASSFAQTCKSYTFSSKRVYTSCQDLPVLSAFLHWSYDQSTNKVDIAFRLTGTSNSRWIAWGINPTGQGMVGAQALVAYQTSSSAMHAYTSPVPAYHTWLPEGSLSFGVSNLSATFENGNEMMIFATLALDGAMKTVNHVWQEGPLIEGNPRKHDISPGSPNLRSLGTLNLLDNHHV, encoded by the coding sequence ATGGGAAAAGCTCCAACATTAATGTTGTTTTTCTCTTGTGTTCTGTTCTCTCTATGTGCCTCATCATTCGCTCAAACCTGCAAGAGCTATACTTTCTCTAGCAAAAGGGTATACACCTCATGCCAAGACCTTCCTGTTTTGAGTGCTTTCCTTCACTGGAGCTACGACCAATCAACCAACAAAGTTGACATTGCTTTCAGGCTCACAGGAACCTCAAATTCGAGATGGATTGCTTGGGGCATCAACCCTACAGGACAGGGAATGGTCGGAGCACAAGCCCTTGTGGCCTATCAAACCTCCAGCTCAGCCATGCATGCATACACGTCACCAGTGCCTGCATATCACACATGGTTGCCAGAGGGTAGTTTGAGCTTTGGGGTTTCAAATCTCTCTGCAACATTTGAGAATGGCAATGAGATGATGATATTTGCTACACTGGCCCTTGATGGTGCCATGAAAACAGTGAACCATGTCTGGCAAGAAGGTCCTCTCATTGAAGGGAACCCTAGGAAACATGATATCTCTCCAGGTTCACCTAATTTGAGATCATTAGGCACCTTGAATCTTCTGGATAACCACCATGTGTAG
- the LOC132168859 gene encoding peroxidase 10-like, translated as MGQKLFPCFTLCLIVSLSPTIYRYPLVYSQLDYNFYANSCPGLPWIVSKGVQSAVNNDYRMAASLLRLHFHDCIVNGCDASVLLDATIDFTGEKNAPANRNSLRGFEVIDNIKAEVERYCPLTVSCADILTLAAKEAVSMAGGVYSSWPGPIGRRDGTTPREKGAGWGYNRGYNFWLVPLGRRDGTTASEEAVNEQIPSPFEPLQNITAKFTSKGLDLKDVVVLSGGHTIGYAQCFAFKRRLFDF; from the exons ATGGGTCAAAAACTCTTCCCCTGTTTCACCTTATGTTTAATTGTGTCTTTGTCTCCAACCATTTATAGGTATCCCCTTGTTTATAGCCAACTTGATTACAATTTCTATGCCAATTCTTGCCCTGGCTTGCCCTGGATTGTCAGCAAAGGGGTTCAGTCAGCTGTCAATAATGACTACAGGATGGCTGCATCCCTACTTCGGCTGCACTTTCACGATTGTATTGTCAAT GGCTGTGATGCGTCAGTTCTTCTTGATGCCACAATAGATTTCACAGGTGAAAAGAATGCTCCTGCCAATCGCAATTCACTTAGAGGTTTTGAAGTCATCGACAATATAAAGGCTGAAGTTGAAAGATATTGTCCATTAACTGTTTCTTGTGCTGATATATTGACTCTTGCAGCAAAAGAAGCTGTTTCTATG GCTGGAGGGGTTTACAGTTCCTGGCCTGGTCCAATTGGCCGACGAGATGGAACAACACCAAGAGAGAAGGGA GCTGGTTGGGGTTACAATAGGGGTTACAATTTCTGGCTTGTTCCATTAGGCCGGCGAGATGGAACAACAGCAAGCGAGGAGGCAGTTAATGAACAAATACCATCACCTTTTGAGCCTCTACAGAATATCACTGCCAAGTTCACATCAAAGGGTCTTGACTTGAAGGATGTTGTAGTCCTCTCAG GAGGACACACCATAGGTTATGCCCAATGCTTCGCCTTCAAGAGGAGACTCTTTGACTTC